One Mycolicibacterium doricum genomic window, GGACGCGCTGGTGTCGCCGGAGTTCGCGATCGAACTCGGCCGACTCGGCGGGCTCGGCGTCCTCAACGGCGAAGGCCTGATCGGCAGGCATGCCGACGTCGAGGAGAAGATCCGGGAGGTTGTCGAGGCCGCCGACAAGGAGCCCGATCCGTCGGCGGCGATCCGGCTGCTGCAGCAGCTGCATGCCGCACCATTGGACCCCGGCCTGCTGGGTGCGGCCGTGTCCCGCATCCGCGACGCGGGAGTGACGACGGCGGTGCGGGTGAGCCCGCAGAACGCCGAGGCGTTGACCCCGACGCTGCTGCAGGCGGGCATCGACCTGCTGGTCATCCAGGGCACCATCGTGTCGGCCGAGCGGGTCGCCTACTCGGAGACCGCGGCCGGTGAACCGCTCAACCTCAAGACGTTCATCTCCGAACTCGACATCCCGGTGGTGGCGGGCGGCGTGCTGGACCACCGGACCGCACTTCACCTGATGCGCACGGGAGCGGCCGGGGTGATCGTCGGCTACGGATCGACGTCCAACGTCACCACCAGCGACGAGGTGCTGGGCATCAGCGTGCCGATGGCCACCGCGATCGCCGACGCCGCCGCCGCCCGCCGTGAGTACCTCGACGAGACCGGCGGACGGTACGTGCACGTGCTGGCCGACGGCGACATCCACACCTCCGGCGACCTGGCGAAGGCGATCGCCTGCGGCGCCGACGCGGTGGTGCTCGGCACACCGCTGGCGCGCGCGGCCGAGGCGTTGGGAGGCGGATGGTTCTGGCCCGCGGCCGCCGCGCACCCCTCGCTGCCCCGCGGTGCGCTGCTGCAGGTGGCGCTCGGCGAACGGCCGTCGCTGGAACAGGTGCTCACCGGGCCCTCGGACGATCCGTTCGGATCGCTCAACCTGGTCGGCGGACTGCGCCGTTCGATGGCCAAGGCGGGTTACTGCGATCCCAAGGAGTTTCAGAAGGTCGGCCTCACGGTCGGCG contains:
- a CDS encoding GuaB3 family IMP dehydrogenase-related protein, with amino-acid sequence MVEIGMGRTARRTYELHDINIVPSRRTRSSKDVSTAWQLDAYRFEIPVVSHPTDALVSPEFAIELGRLGGLGVLNGEGLIGRHADVEEKIREVVEAADKEPDPSAAIRLLQQLHAAPLDPGLLGAAVSRIRDAGVTTAVRVSPQNAEALTPTLLQAGIDLLVIQGTIVSAERVAYSETAAGEPLNLKTFISELDIPVVAGGVLDHRTALHLMRTGAAGVIVGYGSTSNVTTSDEVLGISVPMATAIADAAAARREYLDETGGRYVHVLADGDIHTSGDLAKAIACGADAVVLGTPLARAAEALGGGWFWPAAAAHPSLPRGALLQVALGERPSLEQVLTGPSDDPFGSLNLVGGLRRSMAKAGYCDPKEFQKVGLTVGA